GGATCGGTAAGAAGCGTCAATCATGCACATTTTTGTGATGATTCTGAAACCCCTGGCGGGGCCTCCCTCTCTATGACGCGGCCCTGTTCGTTCTCGCGGTGACGGTGAGGGTTTGATTTTACGAAGCATTTACAGCGGTTTCTTAAGACCCGTGCTAAAAAACCATCACACCCTAACGGGTGCGATTCAGTCGAATATTCTTTAAGGAGTGAAACGTGACCTCGCGTCTTGATCCCCGGTATTACCAAATCACGGTCCTGGGGATTCTCCTTGGCTACGGCATCTTCGTCCTGCGCTTCGACATGACCTGGGAGCGGGTCGTGTTGATCGTGGGATCGACCCTCTTGACCCAATACGCCTGCACCCAGGTGTGGAAACTCCCCGCGTTCGATTTTCGAAGCGCCCTGATTTCCGGGTTTTCCTTGAGCCTTTTCCTCCGGACGAATCGTTGGGAGTTGGTCGTTCTTGCCGCCGTCATCACGATTCTGTCCAAGTTCACGCTGAGATGGAAGGGGAAGCACTTGTTCAATCCCACGAACTTCAGCGTCGTCTTCATGCTGATCTTCTTCCCGGACGACATCTGGGTTTCGGCCGGCCAGTGGGGCAACGCGATGGTCGCGGCCTTTTGCATGGTGGGGATGGGCAGTTTGGTCGTGTA
The sequence above is a segment of the bacterium genome. Coding sequences within it:
- a CDS encoding RnfABCDGE type electron transport complex subunit D gives rise to the protein MTSRLDPRYYQITVLGILLGYGIFVLRFDMTWERVVLIVGSTLLTQYACTQVWKLPAFDFRSALISGFSLSLFLRTNRWELVVLAAVITILSKFTLRWKGKHLFNPTNFSVVFMLIFFPDDIWVSAGQWGNAMVAAFCMVGMGSLVVYKSRRSDITLAFLAFWAAILFGRSLWMGEPMTIPWHRMQSGIILLFAYHMISDPKSTPDSRAGRILFSALVAAGAGYVQFGLFRTNGLLWSLAACHLLVPVID